Proteins encoded within one genomic window of Bradyrhizobium sp. AZCC 1719:
- a CDS encoding MBL fold metallo-hydrolase — protein sequence MPITRRRVFAVLAGAATAIGVPSVWISNMKTYEGPVSDHFDGMRFFDPDGAPPKSLAEVLRWQFGTDRKRASWPDWVPNGHSDTPPPRVSGDKVRLSFVGHVSWLIQTRDLNILVDPVWSLRASPVSWAGPHRHNDPGIAFDALPKIDVVLVSHGHYDHLDIATLSKLAEKFSPRMITPLGNDVTMRDADAAIKAEGFDWQDRVELGNGIAVTLVPTRHWSARGLFDRNKALWASFVLETPAGKLYIVCDSGYGEGKHFRRVAEQHGPLRLAILPIGAYEPRWFMKDQHMNPADAVKALADCGAKEALAHHHGTFQLTDEAIDAPVNALADALKEAKIPPERFAALKPGQVYEI from the coding sequence ATGCCCATCACCCGCCGCCGCGTCTTTGCAGTGCTCGCCGGAGCCGCCACGGCCATCGGCGTGCCGTCTGTCTGGATCAGCAATATGAAAACCTATGAGGGTCCTGTCTCCGATCATTTCGACGGCATGCGCTTCTTCGATCCCGACGGCGCGCCGCCCAAGTCATTGGCGGAAGTGCTGCGCTGGCAGTTCGGCACCGACCGCAAGCGCGCGAGCTGGCCGGATTGGGTGCCGAATGGGCACAGCGATACGCCGCCGCCGCGCGTTTCCGGCGACAAGGTGCGGCTGTCCTTTGTCGGCCATGTCTCCTGGCTGATCCAGACGCGGGATCTCAATATTCTCGTCGATCCCGTGTGGTCGCTGCGGGCCTCGCCGGTTTCATGGGCCGGGCCGCACCGGCACAACGATCCCGGCATTGCATTCGACGCGCTGCCCAAGATCGACGTGGTGCTGGTCTCACATGGCCATTACGATCATCTCGATATCGCGACGCTGTCAAAACTCGCCGAAAAGTTTTCGCCGCGCATGATCACGCCGCTCGGCAACGACGTCACCATGCGCGATGCGGATGCGGCGATCAAAGCCGAGGGGTTCGACTGGCAGGATCGCGTCGAGCTCGGCAATGGCATCGCGGTGACGCTGGTGCCGACGCGGCACTGGTCGGCGCGCGGCCTGTTCGACCGCAACAAGGCGCTGTGGGCGAGTTTTGTGCTGGAGACGCCGGCCGGCAAACTCTACATCGTCTGCGATTCCGGCTATGGCGAAGGCAAGCATTTCCGCCGCGTGGCCGAGCAGCACGGCCCGCTGCGGCTGGCGATACTACCGATCGGTGCCTATGAACCGCGCTGGTTCATGAAGGATCAGCACATGAATCCGGCTGATGCGGTGAAGGCGCTGGCCGATTGCGGTGCTAAGGAAGCGCTGGCGCATCATCACGGCACGTTCCAGCTCACCGATGAGGCGATCGACGCGCCGGTCAATGCATTGGCCGATGCGCTGAAGGAGGCGAAGATTCCGCCGGAGCGGTTCGCGGCGCTGAAGCCGGGGCAGGTTTACGAGATCTAA
- the dapF gene encoding diaminopimelate epimerase, whose protein sequence is MSALANHAFAKMNGIGNEIVVVDLRDSNAGSKAAVTPEDARAVASPAGVPYDQLMVLQPPRLAGTEAFIRIYNNDGSEAGACGNGMRCVVRRLFEKTGQTSVTFETRAGLLNCWQGPAPDLYTVDMGAPKFGWQDIPLAEEFRDTRYIELQVGPIDAPVLHSPSVVSMGNPHAIFWVDDVNAHDLERFGPLLENHPIFPERANITLAHIVDRDHITIRTWERGVGLTKACGSAACATAVAAARLKRANRSVEITLPGGKLAIEWRERDDHVLMTGTADFEYEGRFDPALFANVA, encoded by the coding sequence ATGAGCGCGCTGGCCAACCACGCATTTGCCAAAATGAACGGCATCGGCAACGAAATCGTCGTGGTCGACCTGCGTGACTCCAATGCCGGTTCGAAGGCCGCCGTGACGCCGGAAGACGCCCGCGCCGTGGCTTCGCCCGCGGGCGTGCCCTATGACCAGTTGATGGTATTGCAGCCGCCGCGGCTCGCCGGCACCGAGGCCTTCATCCGCATCTACAACAATGACGGCTCGGAAGCGGGCGCCTGCGGCAACGGCATGCGCTGCGTGGTGCGCCGCCTGTTCGAGAAGACCGGCCAGACCTCGGTGACGTTTGAGACCCGCGCCGGGCTGTTGAATTGCTGGCAGGGCCCGGCGCCTGATCTCTACACCGTCGACATGGGGGCGCCGAAGTTCGGCTGGCAGGATATTCCGCTGGCCGAGGAATTTCGCGACACCCGCTACATCGAGTTGCAGGTCGGGCCGATCGATGCGCCGGTGCTGCATTCGCCGTCGGTGGTCTCGATGGGCAATCCGCATGCGATCTTCTGGGTCGACGATGTGAATGCGCATGACCTCGAGCGCTTCGGGCCGCTATTGGAAAACCACCCGATCTTTCCGGAGCGCGCCAACATCACGCTCGCCCATATCGTCGATCGCGATCACATCACGATCCGCACCTGGGAGCGCGGCGTCGGCTTGACCAAGGCCTGCGGCTCGGCCGCTTGCGCGACCGCGGTCGCCGCCGCCCGGCTGAAGCGCGCCAATCGGTCGGTCGAGATCACGCTGCCCGGCGGCAAGCTTGCGATCGAATGGCGCGAGCGCGACGACCATGTGCTGATGACCGGCACTGCCGATTTCGAATATGAAGGCCGCTTCGATCCGGCGCTGTTCGCCAACGTCGCCTGA
- the rpsP gene encoding 30S ribosomal protein S16, which yields MSVVIRLARAGTKKRPVYHVVVADSRFPRDGRFIERLGHFNPLLPKDNESRLKLDMDKVKSWLAKGAQPSDRVTRFLDAAGVVKRAARNNPEKAVPRKERKARAEAAAKA from the coding sequence ATGTCAGTCGTTATCCGCCTCGCTCGCGCAGGCACCAAGAAGCGTCCGGTCTATCACGTCGTCGTCGCCGACTCGCGCTTTCCCCGCGATGGCCGCTTCATCGAGCGTCTCGGCCACTTCAATCCGCTGCTGCCGAAGGACAATGAATCGCGGCTGAAGCTCGACATGGACAAGGTGAAGTCCTGGCTCGCCAAGGGCGCGCAGCCGTCGGATCGCGTGACGCGCTTCCTGGATGCGGCCGGTGTCGTCAAGCGCGCCGCCCGCAACAACCCGGAAAAGGCCGTGCCGCGCAAGGAGCGCAAGGCTCGCGCCGAAGCCGCCGCGAAGGCGTAA
- the trmD gene encoding tRNA (guanosine(37)-N1)-methyltransferase TrmD, whose amino-acid sequence MTWRATVLTLFPEMFPGPLGVSLAGRALASGLWELEARDIRDSATDRHRSVDDTPAGGGPGMVLRADVLAAAIDAAAIDQNRPRLLMSPRGRPLTQSMVAKFAAGAGPLIICGRFEGVDQRVIEARNLEEVSIGDYVLSGGEIAAMALVDACVRLLPGVMGKQASGVDESFSEGLLEYPQYTRPQEFEGRGIPEVLISGDHAKVAAWRRAEAEALTRTRRPDLWAARGGQKGTKSTTDG is encoded by the coding sequence ATGACCTGGCGCGCCACGGTTCTCACCCTCTTCCCCGAGATGTTTCCCGGTCCGCTCGGCGTCAGCCTGGCTGGCAGGGCGCTGGCCTCTGGCCTGTGGGAGCTGGAGGCGCGCGACATCAGGGATTCAGCGACCGATCGCCACCGCAGCGTCGACGATACGCCGGCCGGCGGCGGCCCCGGCATGGTGCTGCGGGCCGACGTGCTGGCCGCGGCGATCGACGCTGCGGCCATCGACCAGAATCGACCGCGCCTCCTGATGAGCCCAAGGGGTCGGCCATTGACCCAGTCCATGGTTGCCAAATTTGCGGCGGGGGCCGGGCCGCTGATCATCTGCGGCCGGTTCGAAGGGGTCGATCAGCGGGTGATCGAGGCACGGAACCTCGAGGAGGTCTCGATCGGGGATTACGTCCTGTCGGGCGGTGAGATCGCCGCGATGGCCCTGGTCGACGCCTGCGTACGGCTTTTGCCGGGGGTGATGGGCAAGCAGGCCTCGGGGGTAGACGAAAGCTTTTCCGAAGGACTACTCGAATACCCCCAATACACCCGCCCGCAGGAGTTCGAGGGCCGCGGCATCCCGGAAGTCCTCATCTCGGGCGATCACGCCAAGGTGGCGGCGTGGCGAAGGGCCGAGGCCGAGGCCTTGACCCGGACGCGGCGGCCGGATTTATGGGCCGCGCGGGGCGGCCAAAAAGGCACAAAAAGCACGACAGACGGGTGA
- the ftsY gene encoding signal recognition particle-docking protein FtsY yields the protein MSDTTPGTPKLSWWRRLSSGLKRTSSSLGTAVADLVTKRKLDRAMLDDIEDVLLRADLGTAVAVRIADAVGAGRYDKAISADEVKTVVATEVEKVLAPVAKPLEIDVVQKPFVILVVGVNGSGKTTTIGKLAAKLSAEGRKVMLAAGDTFRAAAIEQLKVWGERTKSPVVAGAQGSDSASLAFNALSAAKEQKLDVLLVDTAGRLQNKAELMNELEKVVRVLKKVDASAPHAVLLVLDATVGQNALSQVEAFHRTAGVTGLVMTKLDGTARGGILVALAEKFKLPVHFIGVGEGIDDLAPFTARDFANAIAGIE from the coding sequence ATGAGCGATACCACTCCTGGAACTCCCAAACTGAGCTGGTGGCGGCGGCTTTCGAGCGGCCTGAAGCGGACTTCGAGTTCGCTCGGCACGGCGGTCGCCGACCTCGTCACCAAGCGCAAGCTCGACCGCGCCATGCTCGACGATATCGAGGATGTGCTGCTGCGCGCCGATCTCGGCACCGCGGTCGCGGTGCGGATCGCGGATGCCGTCGGCGCCGGCCGCTATGACAAGGCGATTTCCGCCGACGAAGTGAAGACGGTCGTCGCGACCGAGGTCGAGAAGGTGTTGGCGCCGGTGGCGAAGCCGCTGGAGATCGACGTGGTGCAAAAGCCGTTCGTCATCCTCGTGGTCGGCGTCAACGGCTCCGGCAAGACCACCACCATCGGCAAGCTTGCCGCGAAACTGAGCGCCGAGGGCCGCAAGGTAATGCTGGCGGCGGGCGATACGTTTCGTGCCGCCGCAATCGAACAGCTCAAGGTCTGGGGTGAGCGCACCAAATCGCCGGTCGTTGCGGGTGCGCAGGGTTCGGATTCAGCGAGCCTCGCCTTCAACGCGCTGAGCGCGGCGAAGGAACAAAAGCTCGATGTGCTGCTGGTCGATACGGCGGGACGGCTGCAGAACAAGGCCGAACTGATGAACGAGCTGGAAAAGGTCGTTCGCGTCCTCAAGAAGGTCGACGCGTCGGCGCCGCATGCGGTCCTGCTCGTGCTCGATGCGACGGTGGGACAAAATGCGCTGTCGCAGGTCGAAGCGTTTCATCGTACCGCTGGCGTCACCGGGCTTGTGATGACGAAACTCGACGGCACCGCGCGCGGCGGCATTCTGGTGGCGCTGGCGGAGAAATTCAAACTGCCGGTGCACTTCATCGGCGTCGGCGAAGGCATCGACGATCTCGCGCCGTTCACGGCGCGGGACTTTGCGAACGCGATTGCAGGAATCGAGTAA
- a CDS encoding RluA family pseudouridine synthase: protein MLVIDKPAGLPVHRGPKGGANLEASFDALRFGLPRPPVLAHRLDKDTSGCLVLGRHRKATASLGLLFKHGKVGKTYWAVVEGGPAEDEGTIDMPLGRLNAERGWWQKPDPEGQKAITTWKVLGRGDGLAWLALEPLTGRTHQLRVHTSAMGWPIVGDNIYGNGPRFGEPILHLHSREIVVPISKNKEPVRVVAPAPEHMRERLRKCGWNGE from the coding sequence ATGCTGGTCATCGACAAACCGGCCGGCCTGCCGGTGCATCGCGGCCCCAAGGGCGGCGCCAATCTGGAAGCTTCCTTCGATGCCTTGCGATTCGGCCTGCCGCGCCCGCCGGTGTTGGCCCACCGGCTCGACAAGGACACCTCAGGCTGTCTCGTACTGGGACGCCACCGCAAGGCCACCGCCTCGCTCGGCCTTTTGTTCAAGCACGGCAAGGTCGGAAAGACCTATTGGGCCGTGGTCGAAGGCGGACCTGCCGAAGATGAAGGCACCATCGACATGCCGCTCGGACGGCTGAACGCCGAGCGCGGCTGGTGGCAGAAGCCGGACCCGGAGGGCCAGAAAGCCATCACCACCTGGAAAGTGCTCGGCCGCGGCGACGGCCTCGCCTGGCTGGCGCTGGAACCCCTCACCGGCCGCACCCACCAACTGCGCGTGCACACCTCAGCGATGGGCTGGCCGATCGTCGGCGACAATATCTATGGTAATGGCCCAAGGTTCGGCGAGCCGATCCTGCACCTGCATTCCCGCGAGATCGTGGTTCCAATTTCGAAGAACAAGGAGCCGGTCCGCGTGGTAGCCCCGGCGCCGGAGCATATGCGCGAGCGGTTGCGGAAATGTGGGTGGAATGGGGAGTAG
- the rplS gene encoding 50S ribosomal protein L19 has protein sequence MNLIQQLEKEQFEKLSATKSIPEFGPGDTVIVNVKVVEGERTRVQAYEGVCIGRSGGGLNESFTVRKISYGEGVERVFPVMSPMIDSIKVVRRGKVRRAKLYYLRSLRGKSARIVEKQDRAAAVGE, from the coding sequence ATGAACCTCATTCAACAGCTCGAAAAAGAGCAATTCGAAAAACTGTCGGCGACCAAGTCGATCCCGGAATTCGGCCCCGGCGATACCGTGATCGTCAACGTCAAGGTGGTCGAAGGCGAGCGCACCCGCGTGCAGGCCTATGAAGGCGTCTGCATCGGCCGTTCCGGCGGCGGGCTCAACGAGAGTTTCACCGTCCGCAAGATTTCCTATGGCGAAGGCGTGGAGCGCGTGTTCCCGGTGATGTCGCCGATGATCGACTCGATCAAGGTGGTGCGCCGCGGCAAGGTGCGCCGTGCCAAGCTGTATTACCTGCGCAGCCTGCGCGGCAAGTCGGCCCGCATCGTCGAGAAGCAGGACCGCGCCGCCGCCGTCGGCGAGTAA
- the ffh gene encoding signal recognition particle protein has protein sequence MFDNLSEKLGGILDRLTGRGSLSEADVDAAMREVRRALLEADVALEVVRSFTERVREQAVGATVVKSVTPGQMVVKIVHDELVATLGADGQTIDLNAVPPVAIMMVGLQGSGKTTTTAKLARRMTQRDKRKVLMASLDIYRPAAMEQLAVLGRDLDIPTLPIVTGQKPAQIAKRALEAGKLGGYDVVLLDTAGRTTLDEEMMSEAAEIKATASPHEVLLVADSLTGQDAVNLARAFDQRVGLTGIVLTRVDGDGRGGAALSMRAVTGKPIKLIGTGEKTDALEDFHPSRIAGRILGMGDVVSLVERAAANIDAEKAARTAERMRKGQFDLNDMREQLLQMANMGGISGLMGMMPGIAKMKNQIAAAGIDDKILKRQVAIIDSMTRAERKNPDILKASRKKRIAAGAGQNVEQVNKLLKMHRNMADMMKAMGSGKRGPLAGIAQAMGFGGGMKPPSPEEMKALADKMQGGAGPGGLPNLPKDLPTGLRQGLPNLPGLTGLSGKPTLPGLGGFPGKKK, from the coding sequence TTGTTCGACAATCTGTCGGAAAAGCTTGGTGGGATACTCGATCGGCTGACGGGCCGCGGCTCGCTGTCGGAGGCCGACGTCGACGCCGCGATGCGCGAGGTGCGTCGCGCGCTGCTGGAAGCCGACGTTGCGCTTGAGGTGGTCCGAAGCTTCACCGAGCGCGTCCGCGAGCAGGCGGTCGGCGCCACCGTCGTCAAGTCGGTCACGCCCGGCCAGATGGTGGTCAAGATCGTCCACGACGAGCTGGTCGCCACCCTCGGCGCGGACGGCCAGACCATCGACCTCAATGCGGTGCCGCCGGTCGCGATCATGATGGTCGGCCTGCAAGGCTCCGGCAAGACCACCACCACCGCAAAACTCGCTCGCCGCATGACCCAGCGCGACAAGCGCAAGGTGCTGATGGCCTCGCTCGACATCTACCGCCCGGCGGCGATGGAGCAACTGGCCGTGCTGGGGCGCGACCTCGACATTCCGACGCTGCCGATCGTGACGGGGCAAAAGCCGGCGCAAATTGCCAAACGCGCACTCGAAGCCGGCAAGCTCGGCGGCTACGACGTGGTGCTGCTCGACACCGCCGGCCGCACCACGCTCGACGAAGAGATGATGAGCGAGGCGGCCGAGATCAAAGCTACCGCCAGCCCGCATGAAGTGCTGCTGGTCGCGGATTCGCTTACCGGCCAGGACGCGGTCAACCTCGCGCGCGCCTTCGATCAGCGCGTCGGCCTCACCGGCATCGTGCTGACGCGCGTTGACGGCGACGGCCGCGGCGGCGCCGCGTTGTCGATGCGTGCGGTCACGGGAAAGCCGATCAAGCTGATCGGCACCGGCGAAAAGACCGACGCGCTGGAAGACTTTCACCCCAGCCGCATCGCCGGCCGCATCCTCGGCATGGGCGACGTGGTGTCGCTGGTCGAACGCGCGGCGGCAAATATCGACGCCGAAAAGGCTGCGCGCACCGCCGAGCGGATGCGTAAAGGCCAGTTCGACCTCAACGACATGCGCGAGCAGTTGCTGCAGATGGCGAACATGGGCGGCATCAGCGGCTTGATGGGCATGATGCCGGGCATTGCCAAGATGAAGAACCAGATTGCGGCAGCCGGCATCGACGACAAGATTTTGAAGCGCCAGGTCGCGATCATCGATTCGATGACGCGGGCTGAGCGCAAGAACCCGGACATTTTGAAAGCCAGCCGCAAGAAGCGCATCGCCGCCGGCGCCGGCCAGAACGTCGAGCAGGTCAACAAGCTCCTGAAGATGCACCGGAACATGGCCGACATGATGAAGGCGATGGGCTCAGGCAAGCGCGGCCCGCTCGCAGGCATCGCGCAGGCGATGGGTTTTGGCGGTGGCATGAAGCCGCCCTCGCCGGAAGAGATGAAGGCGCTGGCGGATAAGATGCAGGGCGGCGCCGGTCCAGGCGGCCTGCCGAATTTGCCGAAGGATCTTCCCACCGGCCTGCGCCAGGGATTGCCGAATCTGCCGGGACTTACCGGGCTGAGCGGCAAGCCGACGCTTCCGGGCCTCGGCGGCTTTCCGGGGAAGAAGAAATGA
- the rimM gene encoding ribosome maturation factor RimM (Essential for efficient processing of 16S rRNA), with protein MKTPICVARIGAAHGVRGAVKLWTFTEDPLAVKQYGPLTTKDGARQFEVTHVREAKDHLVATLKGIATREDAERLNGLELYVARDKLPETDEGEYYHADLIGLAAVNAAGEPLGRVIAIHNFGAGDIIEIAPLQGATMLLPFTNAVVPTVDLASGRVVIELPQEIEGDDAPTLT; from the coding sequence GTGAAAACGCCGATTTGCGTCGCCCGTATCGGCGCCGCGCATGGCGTGCGCGGCGCGGTGAAACTGTGGACGTTCACCGAGGATCCGCTGGCCGTAAAGCAATACGGCCCGCTGACGACCAAAGACGGCGCGCGCCAGTTCGAGGTGACGCATGTCCGCGAGGCCAAAGACCATCTGGTGGCGACGCTGAAGGGCATCGCCACCCGCGAGGACGCCGAGCGGCTCAATGGCCTTGAGCTCTATGTCGCCCGCGACAAATTGCCTGAGACCGACGAGGGCGAGTATTACCACGCCGACCTGATCGGACTTGCCGCCGTCAACGCCGCGGGCGAGCCGCTCGGCCGCGTGATCGCGATTCACAATTTCGGGGCCGGCGACATTATCGAGATCGCGCCTCTGCAAGGCGCCACTATGCTGCTGCCGTTCACCAATGCAGTCGTGCCGACGGTCGATCTGGCTAGTGGCCGCGTGGTGATCGAACTGCCGCAGGAAATCGAGGGCGACGACGCCCCGACGCTTACGTGA
- the mtaB gene encoding tRNA (N(6)-L-threonylcarbamoyladenosine(37)-C(2))-methylthiotransferase MtaB, with amino-acid sequence MSVDVLTFGCRLNAFESEVIAREAERAGLSDTVVINSCAVTNEAVAQARQSIRRLKRERPDVRIVVTGCAAQTQAEMFAEMAEVDRVVGNDDKMRGEAWRDARAAFDLGLGVGTSEKIAVADIMAVKEMAPHLLDGFKAGLPRVFVQVQNGCDHRCTFCIIPYGRGNSRSVPMGAVVDQVRALAERGHAEIVLTGVDLTSYGADLPGDPKLGQLTKQILRHVPELKRLRISSIDSIEADRDLLDVIAEDERLMPHLHLSLQSGDDLILKRMKRRHSRQDAIEFCAQVRRLRPDITLGADIIAGFPTETEEMFARSQGLVEECDLTFLHVFPYSKRPGTPAARMPQVAGEVIKTRAKRLRTVGEAALQRRLTAEVGAMRQVLIESDKQGRTEHFLPVAISGEKPGAVMPIAIKGHDGARLTV; translated from the coding sequence ATGAGCGTCGACGTCCTCACGTTCGGCTGCCGCCTCAACGCCTTCGAATCCGAGGTGATCGCCCGCGAGGCGGAGCGCGCCGGGCTTTCCGATACCGTCGTTATCAATAGCTGCGCGGTCACCAATGAGGCCGTGGCGCAGGCGCGGCAATCGATCCGCCGGCTGAAGCGCGAACGGCCGGATGTGCGCATCGTCGTCACCGGCTGCGCGGCGCAGACGCAAGCAGAAATGTTCGCTGAAATGGCCGAGGTCGATCGCGTTGTCGGCAATGACGACAAGATGCGGGGCGAAGCCTGGCGCGATGCGCGCGCGGCGTTCGACCTGGGCCTTGGCGTCGGGACAAGCGAAAAGATCGCGGTCGCCGACATCATGGCTGTCAAGGAAATGGCGCCGCATCTGCTTGACGGGTTCAAGGCCGGCCTGCCGCGCGTCTTCGTGCAGGTGCAGAACGGCTGCGACCATCGCTGCACCTTCTGCATCATTCCCTACGGCCGCGGCAATTCGCGCTCGGTGCCGATGGGGGCGGTGGTGGATCAGGTGCGGGCGCTCGCCGAGCGCGGCCATGCCGAAATCGTGCTGACCGGTGTGGACTTGACGAGCTACGGCGCCGATCTGCCGGGTGATCCGAAGCTCGGGCAACTGACAAAACAGATTTTGCGCCACGTGCCGGAGTTGAAGCGCCTGCGGATTTCGTCGATCGACTCCATCGAGGCCGACCGCGATCTGCTCGACGTCATTGCCGAGGACGAGCGGCTGATGCCGCATCTGCACCTGTCGCTGCAATCCGGCGACGACCTCATTTTGAAGCGGATGAAGCGGCGGCATTCGCGGCAGGATGCGATCGAATTCTGCGCGCAGGTGCGGCGATTGCGCCCGGACATTACGCTCGGCGCCGACATCATCGCGGGTTTTCCGACCGAGACGGAAGAAATGTTCGCACGTTCGCAGGGCCTGGTGGAGGAATGCGATCTCACCTTCCTGCACGTGTTTCCCTATTCCAAGCGCCCGGGGACCCCGGCCGCGCGGATGCCGCAGGTGGCGGGTGAGGTTATCAAGACGCGTGCGAAGCGGTTGCGCACGGTGGGCGAGGCCGCATTGCAGCGACGCCTGACGGCAGAGGTCGGCGCGATGCGTCAGGTCTTGATCGAAAGCGACAAACAGGGTCGCACCGAGCATTTTCTGCCGGTTGCGATATCAGGCGAAAAGCCGGGTGCCGTGATGCCGATTGCGATCAAGGGGCATGATGGCGCGCGGCTGACGGTGTGA
- a CDS encoding SIMPL domain-containing protein: protein MKHPLALAVVAATCLAAPALAQTVPPPAISVTGEANVSVAPDQAQIDGGVTSDAKTAREASDANNAAMGKVLLALKGAGIEEKDYQTSRLSLQPQSAPNRAGPSPIVGYRASNRVTVKIRDVTKVANVIDVLVAAGANDIGGIHFSVTQASKYLDEAREKAVADARRKAEIYAKTAGVTLGEPISITEEGAAVPLHRGKMAAPMAAGAPVAQGEETLSVMVLVSWAIKPKEQ, encoded by the coding sequence ATGAAACATCCGCTTGCCCTTGCCGTCGTTGCCGCTACGTGCCTCGCCGCGCCGGCATTGGCGCAGACGGTGCCGCCGCCCGCGATCTCCGTAACCGGCGAGGCGAACGTATCGGTGGCGCCCGACCAGGCCCAGATCGACGGCGGCGTGACGTCGGACGCCAAGACCGCGCGCGAGGCGTCGGACGCCAACAACGCGGCGATGGGCAAGGTGCTGCTGGCGTTGAAGGGCGCCGGCATCGAAGAGAAGGACTACCAGACCTCGCGGCTGTCGCTGCAGCCACAATCTGCGCCAAATCGCGCCGGCCCCTCGCCCATCGTCGGCTATCGCGCCAGCAACCGCGTCACGGTCAAGATCCGCGACGTGACCAAAGTTGCGAACGTGATCGACGTGCTGGTCGCCGCTGGCGCCAATGACATCGGCGGCATCCACTTCAGCGTGACGCAGGCATCCAAATATCTCGACGAGGCCCGCGAGAAGGCAGTCGCGGACGCCCGCCGCAAGGCCGAGATTTACGCCAAGACTGCCGGCGTGACGCTCGGCGAACCCATCAGCATTACCGAGGAAGGCGCGGCCGTGCCGCTACATCGCGGCAAGATGGCAGCCCCGATGGCCGCCGGCGCACCGGTGGCGCAAGGCGAGGAGACGCTCTCGGTGATGGTGCTCGTCTCCTGGGCCATCAAGCCGAAGGAACAGTAG
- a CDS encoding GyrI-like domain-containing protein: MNRISTFRAAMAALAMVALGGAALAQSPAPSAPPATSPAATPSPAPSVVPVPPPAETKSPADAPTAEKAPTPVPPPPAASVQNADPFGEEFTLEPKKVLVMKGTANWDAAFDTLIDSFKALTALLDKQGIKATGNSMIVYTSTDDTGFTFLAQIPVDQDVKNLTKDLSMGKSPEGKALKFVHRGSYDNMDNTYEAITNHLDDKKLEAKDTFIEEYITDPLKTAEDKLVINVYVPLR, encoded by the coding sequence ATGAACCGTATCAGCACTTTCCGTGCGGCCATGGCCGCGCTCGCCATGGTTGCGCTTGGCGGGGCCGCACTGGCGCAATCGCCGGCGCCCTCAGCCCCTCCGGCCACAAGCCCGGCGGCGACGCCCAGCCCCGCACCATCGGTGGTGCCGGTCCCGCCGCCGGCCGAAACCAAGTCCCCGGCGGATGCCCCGACCGCAGAGAAAGCCCCGACGCCCGTACCCCCGCCGCCGGCCGCCAGCGTCCAGAACGCCGACCCCTTCGGCGAGGAGTTCACGCTGGAGCCCAAGAAAGTCTTGGTGATGAAGGGCACCGCCAACTGGGATGCGGCGTTCGACACCCTGATCGATTCGTTCAAGGCGCTGACCGCACTGCTCGACAAGCAGGGCATCAAGGCCACGGGCAATTCGATGATCGTCTACACCTCGACCGACGATACCGGCTTTACGTTCCTGGCGCAGATTCCGGTCGACCAGGACGTCAAGAACCTGACCAAGGACCTCAGCATGGGCAAGTCGCCCGAGGGCAAGGCGCTGAAGTTCGTCCATCGCGGCTCCTACGACAACATGGACAACACCTATGAGGCGATCACCAACCACCTCGACGACAAGAAACTGGAAGCCAAAGACACCTTCATCGAGGAATACATCACCGATCCCCTGAAGACGGCGGAGGACAAGCTGGTGATCAACGTCTATGTGCCGCTGAGGTGA
- a CDS encoding septation protein A, giving the protein MDKKVPHPLFKLATELGPLLIFFVANAKSNLFVATGAFMVAVVAAMVASYMVTRHVPMMAIVTAVVVVVFGALTLILHDETFIKMKPTIVYTLFAAILGGGLLFGRSFIAIMFDQMFNLTPHGWRILTARWALWFFAMAVLNEIIWRTQSTDFWVTFKVFGMVPLTMLFAVTQMPLIKRYHLEPASLEVSEAEAGDVSKG; this is encoded by the coding sequence ATGGACAAGAAAGTACCGCATCCGCTGTTCAAGCTTGCGACCGAACTCGGTCCCTTGCTCATCTTCTTCGTCGCCAATGCCAAGTCCAACCTGTTCGTCGCCACCGGCGCATTCATGGTGGCGGTGGTGGCTGCGATGGTCGCGTCTTACATGGTGACGCGGCATGTGCCCATGATGGCGATCGTCACTGCGGTCGTGGTCGTCGTGTTCGGCGCGCTGACGCTGATCCTGCATGACGAGACCTTCATCAAGATGAAGCCGACGATCGTCTACACGCTGTTCGCCGCCATTCTCGGTGGCGGCTTGCTGTTCGGCCGCTCCTTCATCGCCATCATGTTCGACCAGATGTTCAATCTCACCCCGCACGGCTGGCGCATCCTGACCGCGCGCTGGGCGTTATGGTTCTTCGCGATGGCGGTTCTGAACGAGATCATCTGGCGCACGCAAAGCACCGACTTCTGGGTTACCTTCAAGGTCTTCGGCATGGTGCCGCTGACGATGCTGTTTGCCGTAACACAGATGCCGCTGATCAAGCGCTATCATCTGGAACCGGCTTCGCTGGAGGTCAGCGAAGCGGAAGCCGGGGATGTAAGCAAGGGCTAG